In Rissa tridactyla isolate bRisTri1 chromosome 8, bRisTri1.patW.cur.20221130, whole genome shotgun sequence, one genomic interval encodes:
- the LEPROT gene encoding leptin receptor gene-related protein, which translates to MAGIKALVALSFSGAIGLTFLMLGCALEYYGVYWPLFVLIFYFICPIPHFIAKRVSDDSDAASSACRELAYFFTTGIVVSAFGFPIILARVEAIKWGACGLVLAGNAVIFLTILGFFLVFGRGDDFSWEQW; encoded by the exons ATGGCGGGTATCAAAG CTCTCGTGGCGCTCTCCTTCAGCGGAGCCATCGGGCTGACGTTCCTCATGCTGGGCTGCGCCCTGGAGTACTACGG tgtgTACTGGCCTCTGTTTGTCttaatattttacttcatttgcCCCATTCCCCACTTCATTGCAAAAAGAGTAAGTGATGACAGTGATGCAGCCAGCAGTGCCTGCAGGGAACTGGCGTATTTCTTCACAACTGGAATTGTTGTTTCTGCCTTTGGATTTCCTATAATCCTCGCTCGGGTTGAAGCG ATCAAATGGGGAGCCTGTGGTCTGGTGCTGGCTGGCAATGCAGTCATTTTCCTTACTATTTTAggcttttttcttgtgtttggtaGAGGAGATGACTTTAGCTGGGAGCAGTGGTAG